In Pseudomonas sp. ADAK18, a single window of DNA contains:
- the gcl gene encoding glyoxylate carboligase, whose translation MSKMRAIEAAVLVMRREGVDTAFGIPGAAINPLYSALQKVGGIDHVLARHVEGASHMAEGYTRTKAGNIGVCIGTSGPAGTDMVTGLYSAWADSIPILCITGQAPRARMHKEDFQAVDITSIVKPVTKWATMVMEPGQVPYAFQKAFYEMRSGRPGPVLIDLPFDVQMAEIEFDIDAYQPLPLAKPLATRIQVEKALALLDQAERPLLVSGGGVINADASELLVEFAELTGIPVIPTLMGWGTIPDDHPLMVGMVGLQTSHRYGNATMLKSDVVLGIGNRWANRHTGSVDVYTAGRKFIHVDIEPTQIGRVFTPDLGIVSDAGAALTMFIEVAREWKAAGKLKDRSAWLNDCQQRKATLHRKTHFDNVPVKPQRVYEEMNQVFGKDTCYVSTIGLSQIAGAQFLHVYKPRHWINCGQAGPLGWTIPAALGVVKADPTRKVVALSGDYDFQFMIEELAVGAQFKLPYIHVVVNNSYLGLIRQAQRGFEMDYCVQLSFDNLNAPELNGYGVDHIAVAEGLGCKALRVFEPDQIQPALRRAQEMMEEFKVPVIVEIILERVTNISMGTEINAVNEFEDLALVGNDAPTAISLLD comes from the coding sequence ACACCGCCTTCGGCATCCCGGGCGCCGCGATTAACCCGCTGTATTCGGCCTTGCAGAAGGTCGGTGGCATCGATCACGTCCTTGCTCGCCACGTTGAAGGCGCTTCGCACATGGCCGAGGGTTACACCCGCACCAAGGCCGGCAATATCGGCGTGTGCATCGGTACTTCCGGCCCAGCCGGTACTGATATGGTCACTGGCCTGTACAGCGCCTGGGCTGACTCGATCCCGATCCTGTGCATTACCGGCCAGGCACCACGGGCCCGGATGCACAAGGAAGACTTCCAGGCCGTCGACATCACCAGCATCGTCAAGCCGGTGACCAAGTGGGCGACCATGGTGATGGAACCCGGCCAAGTGCCTTACGCGTTCCAGAAAGCCTTTTATGAAATGCGTTCCGGCCGTCCCGGCCCAGTGCTGATCGACTTGCCATTCGACGTGCAAATGGCCGAGATCGAATTCGATATCGACGCCTATCAGCCACTGCCGCTGGCCAAACCGCTGGCCACCCGTATCCAGGTGGAAAAAGCCCTGGCCCTGCTGGACCAGGCCGAGCGTCCGCTGCTGGTCAGCGGGGGTGGCGTGATCAATGCCGACGCCAGCGAGTTGCTGGTGGAGTTCGCCGAACTGACCGGTATCCCGGTGATCCCGACCCTGATGGGCTGGGGCACCATCCCCGACGATCACCCGCTGATGGTGGGCATGGTCGGCCTGCAGACCTCCCACCGTTATGGCAACGCGACGATGCTCAAATCGGACGTGGTGCTGGGCATTGGTAACCGCTGGGCCAACCGCCACACCGGTTCGGTAGATGTCTACACCGCTGGCCGAAAGTTCATTCACGTCGATATCGAGCCGACGCAAATCGGTCGTGTGTTCACCCCGGACCTGGGCATTGTCTCCGACGCCGGCGCAGCCCTGACCATGTTCATTGAAGTAGCACGCGAATGGAAAGCCGCCGGTAAGCTCAAGGACCGCAGCGCCTGGCTCAACGATTGCCAGCAGCGCAAAGCCACCCTGCACCGCAAGACCCACTTCGACAACGTGCCGGTCAAGCCGCAGCGCGTGTACGAAGAGATGAACCAGGTGTTCGGCAAAGACACCTGCTACGTCAGCACCATCGGTTTGTCGCAGATTGCCGGTGCGCAATTCCTGCACGTCTACAAGCCACGGCACTGGATCAACTGCGGCCAGGCCGGCCCATTGGGCTGGACCATTCCGGCGGCACTCGGTGTGGTCAAGGCCGACCCGACGCGCAAGGTTGTCGCGCTGTCTGGCGACTATGATTTCCAGTTCATGATCGAAGAGTTGGCGGTAGGTGCGCAGTTCAAGCTGCCGTACATCCACGTGGTGGTGAACAACTCCTACCTGGGGTTGATTCGCCAGGCGCAGCGCGGTTTTGAGATGGACTACTGCGTGCAGTTGTCCTTCGATAACCTCAACGCCCCGGAACTCAACGGTTATGGTGTCGACCACATCGCCGTCGCCGAAGGCCTGGGTTGCAAGGCCCTGCGGGTTTTCGAGCCGGATCAGATCCAGCCGGCCTTGCGCCGCGCCCAGGAAATGATGGAAGAGTTCAAGGTTCCGGTGATCGTTGAGATTATTCTGGAGCGGGTGACCAATATTTCCATGGGCACCGAGATCAACGCCGTCAACGAGTTCGAAGACCTGGCGCTGGTGGGTAACGATGCCCCTACCGCGATTTCGTTGCTCGATTAA
- a CDS encoding glycerate kinase yields MSVDPQHLLRELFATAIDAAHPRQVLESYLPADRTGRVIVIGAGKAAAAMAQVVENAWQGEVSGLVVTRYGHGAPCKKIEVVEAAHPVPDAAGQAVAKRVLELISHLEEDDRVIFLLSGGGSALLALPAQGITLADKQAINKALLKSGATIGEMNCVRKHLSAIKGGRLAKACWPATVYTYAISDVPGDQATVIASGPTVGDPSTSQQALAILKRYQIEIPASVRSWLQSPESETVKPGDPCLARSHFQLIARPQQSLEAVAVKVRQAGFSPLILGDLEGEARDVAKVHAGIARQIILHGQPLAAPCVILSGGETTVTVRGNGRGGRNAEFLLSLTDSLKGLPGVYALAGDTDGIDGSEDNAGAIMTPTSYARAEALGLSASDELDNNNGYGYFAALDGLIITEPTRTNVNDFRAILILESPERESPEHDA; encoded by the coding sequence ATGTCGGTCGATCCGCAACACCTGCTTCGCGAGCTGTTTGCCACAGCCATCGACGCCGCCCACCCCCGGCAAGTCCTCGAATCCTATCTGCCCGCCGACCGCACAGGCCGCGTGATTGTCATCGGTGCCGGCAAAGCCGCGGCAGCCATGGCCCAGGTGGTGGAAAACGCCTGGCAAGGCGAAGTCTCAGGCCTGGTGGTCACCCGCTACGGCCACGGCGCACCCTGCAAGAAAATCGAAGTGGTCGAAGCCGCGCACCCAGTGCCGGATGCCGCAGGCCAGGCCGTCGCCAAGCGTGTGCTGGAACTGATCAGCCACCTTGAGGAAGACGACCGGGTGATCTTCCTGCTCTCCGGCGGTGGCTCTGCACTACTCGCCCTTCCGGCCCAAGGCATCACCCTGGCCGACAAGCAAGCCATCAACAAAGCCCTGCTCAAATCCGGCGCCACCATCGGCGAGATGAATTGCGTGCGCAAGCACCTCTCGGCGATCAAGGGTGGGCGTCTGGCCAAGGCCTGCTGGCCAGCAACGGTCTACACCTACGCGATTTCCGACGTGCCGGGCGACCAGGCCACGGTCATCGCTTCCGGCCCCACCGTCGGCGACCCGAGCACCTCGCAACAAGCCCTGGCGATTCTCAAGCGCTATCAGATCGAAATCCCCGCGTCCGTGCGCAGCTGGTTGCAGAGCCCGGAATCGGAAACCGTCAAACCCGGCGATCCGTGCCTGGCGCGCAGTCACTTCCAACTGATCGCCCGCCCGCAACAGTCCCTGGAAGCGGTGGCGGTCAAAGTCCGCCAGGCCGGTTTCAGCCCGCTGATCCTTGGCGACCTGGAAGGCGAAGCCCGGGACGTGGCCAAGGTGCATGCCGGTATTGCCCGGCAAATCATCCTGCACGGCCAGCCCCTGGCGGCGCCTTGCGTGATTCTGTCCGGCGGCGAAACCACCGTCACCGTGCGCGGCAATGGCCGTGGCGGGCGTAACGCCGAATTCCTGCTAAGCCTGACCGACAGCCTCAAGGGCCTGCCCGGCGTCTACGCCCTGGCCGGTGACACCGACGGCATCGACGGCTCCGAAGACAACGCCGGGGCGATCATGACCCCAACCAGCTATGCCCGCGCCGAAGCCCTCGGCCTGTCGGCCAGCGACGAGCTGGACAACAACAATGGCTATGGCTACTTCGCCGCACTCGACGGGTTGATCATCACCGAGCCGACCCGTACCAACGTCAACGACTTCCGCGCCATTTTGATCCTCGAGAGCCCTGAAAGAGAGTCCCCTGAACATGACGCCTGA
- a CDS encoding 2-hydroxy-3-oxopropionate reductase, whose amino-acid sequence MAKIGFIGTGIMGEPMAANLQKAGHQLFLSEHYGKASEALVAAGAVALANPQQVAQEAEFIIVMVPDTPQVDDVLFRADGVAAGLSPNKVVIDMSSISPTATKAFAAKVNATGAQYLDAPVSGGEVGAKAGTLSIMVGGEPQTFERALPLFQSMGKNITLVGGNGDGQTAKVANQIIVALNIQAVAEALLFASKNGADPAKVREALMGGFASSKILEVHGERMIKGTFDPGFRINLHQKDLNLALAGAKELGINLPNTAGTQQVFSTCVGLGGGNWDHSALIKGLEHMANFSIRDK is encoded by the coding sequence ATGGCTAAAATCGGATTTATCGGCACCGGCATCATGGGTGAGCCCATGGCCGCAAACCTGCAAAAAGCAGGTCATCAACTGTTCCTTTCCGAGCACTACGGCAAGGCGTCAGAAGCGCTGGTCGCTGCCGGCGCAGTAGCCTTGGCCAACCCGCAGCAGGTTGCGCAGGAAGCCGAATTCATCATCGTCATGGTGCCCGACACCCCGCAGGTCGACGACGTGCTGTTCCGCGCCGACGGTGTTGCGGCCGGCCTGTCGCCAAACAAAGTGGTGATCGACATGAGCTCGATCTCACCCACTGCCACCAAGGCCTTCGCGGCCAAAGTCAACGCAACCGGCGCGCAGTACCTCGACGCCCCGGTGTCCGGTGGTGAAGTCGGCGCCAAGGCCGGGACCTTGAGCATCATGGTCGGCGGCGAGCCACAGACCTTTGAACGCGCCCTGCCGCTGTTCCAGAGCATGGGCAAGAACATCACGCTGGTGGGCGGCAACGGCGACGGCCAGACCGCCAAAGTGGCCAACCAGATCATCGTTGCGCTGAACATCCAGGCGGTGGCCGAAGCGCTGCTGTTCGCCTCGAAAAACGGCGCAGACCCGGCCAAGGTACGTGAGGCACTGATGGGAGGCTTCGCCTCATCGAAGATCCTGGAAGTGCATGGCGAGCGGATGATCAAGGGCACCTTTGATCCGGGTTTCCGCATCAACCTGCACCAGAAGGATTTGAACCTGGCCCTGGCCGGTGCGAAGGAGCTGGGGATCAACCTGCCGAACACCGCCGGCACCCAGCAAGTGTTCAGCACCTGCGTAGGTCTGGGTGGCGGCAACTGGGACCACTCGGCGCTGATCAAGGGCCTGGAACATATGGCGAATTTTTCGATTCGCGATAAGTAA
- the pyk gene encoding pyruvate kinase produces the protein MTPDKKVKILATLGPATDSLEDIRDLVKAGVNIFRLNFSHGEHTDHAQRFQWIREVEKQLNYPLGILMDLQGPKLRVGRFTAGKVQLIRGQALRLDLDETPGDQRRVNLPHPEIIAALEPGMDLLLDDGKLRLRVITKYADAIDTTVLNGGELSDRKGVNVPQALLELSPLTAKDRRDLSFGLELGVDWVALSFVQRPEDIREARGLIGDKAFLMAKIEKPSAVEHLQEIAALSDAIMVARGDLGVEVPAESVPQIQKDIISTCRQLGKPVVVATQMLESMRFSPAPTRAEVTDVANAVAEGADAVMLSAETASGDYPLEAVEMMSKIIRQVENGPDYQTQLDVSRPKADATVSDAISCAIRRISSILPVAVLVNYSESGASSLRAARERPSVPILNLTPNLSTARRLSVAWGVHSVVNDRLRQVDEVCSTALEIAQAQGMAKRGDTLVITAGVPFGQPGSTNSLRIETLV, from the coding sequence ATGACGCCTGACAAGAAAGTCAAAATCCTCGCCACCCTGGGCCCGGCCACCGACAGCCTTGAAGACATCCGCGACCTGGTAAAAGCCGGGGTGAACATCTTTCGCCTCAACTTCAGCCATGGCGAACACACCGACCATGCCCAGCGCTTTCAGTGGATTCGCGAGGTGGAAAAACAGCTCAACTATCCTCTCGGCATCTTGATGGACCTGCAAGGGCCAAAGTTGCGGGTCGGGCGTTTTACCGCCGGCAAGGTGCAACTGATTCGTGGCCAAGCCCTGCGCCTGGATCTGGACGAAACACCCGGCGACCAGCGCCGGGTCAACCTGCCCCACCCGGAAATCATCGCCGCCCTTGAACCCGGCATGGACCTGCTGCTGGACGACGGCAAGCTGCGCCTGCGGGTGATCACCAAATATGCCGACGCCATCGACACCACGGTGCTCAATGGTGGCGAGCTGTCGGATCGCAAAGGGGTGAACGTGCCCCAGGCCTTGCTGGAATTAAGCCCGCTGACCGCCAAGGACCGCCGCGACCTGAGCTTCGGCCTGGAGCTGGGCGTGGACTGGGTGGCGCTGTCGTTTGTGCAGCGCCCGGAAGATATTCGTGAGGCCCGCGGATTGATCGGCGACAAGGCCTTCTTGATGGCGAAGATCGAGAAGCCCTCGGCGGTTGAGCACCTACAGGAAATCGCCGCGTTGAGCGACGCGATTATGGTCGCCAGAGGGGATCTGGGCGTGGAAGTCCCGGCCGAAAGTGTGCCGCAGATCCAGAAAGACATCATCAGCACCTGTCGCCAGTTGGGCAAACCGGTGGTGGTGGCGACGCAGATGCTCGAATCCATGCGTTTCTCACCGGCCCCGACCCGCGCCGAAGTCACCGACGTGGCCAACGCCGTGGCCGAAGGCGCCGATGCGGTGATGCTGTCGGCGGAAACCGCTTCCGGGGATTACCCGTTGGAAGCGGTGGAGATGATGAGCAAGATCATCCGTCAGGTAGAGAACGGCCCGGACTACCAGACTCAACTGGATGTCAGCCGGCCCAAGGCCGATGCCACGGTGTCCGACGCCATCAGCTGTGCGATCCGCCGTATCAGCAGCATCCTGCCGGTGGCGGTGTTGGTGAACTACAGCGAGTCCGGTGCATCCAGCCTGCGGGCGGCACGGGAACGGCCGTCGGTTCCGATCCTCAACCTGACGCCAAACCTGTCGACGGCGCGTCGCTTGAGCGTGGCGTGGGGCGTGCATTCGGTGGTCAATGATCGGCTGCGGCAGGTGGACGAGGTGTGCTCCACGGCGCTGGAAATTGCCCAGGCCCAAGGCATGGCGAAGCGTGGGGATACGTTGGTGATTACCGCAGGGGTGCCGTTTGGGCAGCCCGGGTCTACTAACTCGTTGCGTATAGAGACATTGGTTTAG
- the hyi gene encoding hydroxypyruvate isomerase, with translation MPRFAANLSMLFTEQDFLARFKAAADAGFSGVEYLFPYEFSSAEIKAQLDANGLTQVLFNLPAGDWAKGERGLACHPDRVEEFRAGVNLAIAYAQVLGNTQINCLAGIRPQGVDEATLEKTFVANLKYAADKLQAVGIKLVMEAINTRDIPGFYLNNTAQALSIREQVGSANLFLQYDIYHMQIMEGDLARTMSAHLGEINHIQLADNPGRNEPGTGEINYRFLFEHLDRIGYQGWVGCEYKPLTTTEAGLGWLKSHVGAAVLAKAAGQLTPV, from the coding sequence ATGCCGCGTTTTGCTGCCAACCTGTCCATGCTGTTCACTGAACAGGACTTCCTTGCCCGTTTCAAAGCTGCCGCCGACGCCGGTTTCAGTGGTGTGGAATACCTGTTTCCCTACGAATTCAGCTCTGCCGAAATCAAGGCGCAACTCGATGCCAACGGCCTGACCCAAGTGCTGTTCAACCTGCCAGCCGGTGATTGGGCCAAGGGTGAGCGCGGGCTGGCCTGCCACCCGGATCGTGTCGAGGAGTTCCGTGCCGGTGTGAACCTGGCCATCGCCTATGCCCAGGTGCTGGGCAATACCCAGATCAACTGCCTGGCGGGTATCCGTCCACAAGGCGTTGACGAGGCGACCCTGGAAAAAACCTTCGTCGCCAACCTCAAATACGCTGCCGACAAGCTGCAAGCGGTGGGCATCAAGCTGGTGATGGAAGCCATCAACACCCGCGACATTCCAGGTTTCTACCTCAACAACACGGCGCAAGCCCTGTCGATTCGCGAGCAAGTGGGCAGTGCCAACCTGTTCCTGCAATACGACATCTATCACATGCAAATCATGGAAGGCGACCTGGCCCGGACCATGTCGGCACACCTGGGTGAGATCAACCATATCCAGTTGGCGGACAACCCAGGGCGTAATGAGCCGGGTACCGGTGAGATCAACTACCGCTTCCTGTTCGAACATTTGGACCGCATTGGTTATCAGGGTTGGGTTGGGTGTGAGTACAAGCCGTTGACCACCACTGAAGCAGGTTTAGGTTGGCTGAAAAGCCATGTGGGAGCGGCGGTGCTCGCGAAAGCGGCGGGTCAGTTAACACCTGTTTGA